A part of Myxococcus landrumus genomic DNA contains:
- a CDS encoding response regulator, giving the protein MSKKILIVEKSDTALAATLRPVLEGRGFTVEDTADGKGSVEQIRRDRPQLVVLAVELSAGQNGYLICGKLKKDDDLKNVPIVIVGNPDGFAQHRKLKAHADEYVAMPVDAQLLTERVGALIGFPEPPVSEDVVDESLTLDALGDEPMTADFGEEISVDTGEEPAVAGEELDLDAAFNDMSSPEPELDSEPVSLVEEPVEAPPDAVVEGVGVEEDFSTLDALGSDADDALDALDDSEKTVVGFMPVPAAAPPPPLKVIEPAKPSTSPPTRVPPPTPTRAPASAPVAATPAAPVTSAADAAELRNLRAKVAELQASLEDSRGTSAQAEDRVRELEAELESRSTELETARASAGKNDKDTFALRDAVNKRDKEILRLKSELNQKDQEIVELKDQHLELEQKTSSSESEIARRDAQIKTLSTRADTLAAERKRVDQQLATAKEEARGATARLTTLQEELDQQNAQTAGLNAELEELRNRTGQLEMEVQTAREEADGLRAQVETAQSETEELRGQLEQTQAELSEQATRAADEADELRKRISELEATAVRNDERVTKLYARIKSEEKLREKTKKALVIAQQLLEEPASAVADGDEAAA; this is encoded by the coding sequence ATGTCCAAGAAAATCCTGATCGTCGAAAAGAGCGACACCGCCCTCGCCGCCACCCTGCGTCCCGTCCTGGAGGGACGGGGCTTCACGGTTGAAGACACCGCGGATGGCAAGGGCAGCGTGGAGCAGATTCGCCGGGACCGGCCGCAGCTCGTCGTGCTCGCGGTGGAGCTGTCCGCGGGGCAGAACGGCTACCTCATCTGCGGCAAGCTGAAGAAGGACGACGACCTCAAGAACGTCCCCATCGTCATCGTCGGCAACCCGGATGGCTTCGCGCAGCACCGCAAGCTGAAGGCCCACGCCGACGAGTACGTGGCCATGCCCGTGGACGCGCAGCTGCTGACCGAGCGCGTGGGTGCGCTGATCGGCTTCCCGGAGCCGCCCGTCTCCGAAGACGTCGTGGACGAGAGCCTCACCCTGGATGCGCTCGGCGATGAGCCGATGACCGCGGACTTCGGCGAGGAGATCTCCGTGGACACGGGCGAGGAGCCCGCCGTCGCCGGGGAAGAGCTGGACCTGGACGCGGCCTTCAACGACATGTCCTCGCCGGAGCCGGAGCTGGACTCCGAGCCCGTCTCCCTGGTCGAGGAGCCCGTCGAGGCTCCGCCCGACGCCGTGGTGGAAGGCGTGGGCGTGGAGGAGGACTTCTCCACGCTGGACGCGCTCGGCTCGGACGCGGACGACGCGCTCGACGCGCTGGATGACTCGGAGAAGACGGTGGTGGGCTTCATGCCCGTGCCCGCGGCGGCGCCTCCTCCCCCGCTGAAGGTCATCGAGCCGGCGAAGCCCTCGACGTCTCCTCCCACGCGCGTTCCGCCGCCGACGCCCACGCGGGCCCCCGCGAGCGCGCCCGTGGCCGCCACTCCCGCCGCCCCTGTCACTTCCGCCGCGGACGCGGCCGAGCTGCGCAACCTGCGCGCGAAGGTCGCGGAGCTCCAGGCCTCACTCGAGGACTCGCGCGGCACGTCCGCCCAGGCCGAGGACCGGGTGCGGGAGCTCGAGGCCGAGCTCGAGTCCAGGTCCACTGAGTTGGAGACGGCGCGGGCTTCCGCGGGGAAGAACGACAAGGACACCTTCGCCCTGCGCGATGCCGTCAACAAGCGCGACAAGGAGATCCTGCGCCTCAAGTCCGAGCTGAACCAGAAGGACCAGGAGATTGTCGAGCTGAAGGACCAGCACCTGGAGCTGGAGCAGAAGACCAGCTCGAGCGAGTCGGAGATTGCCCGGCGCGACGCGCAGATCAAGACGCTCTCCACCCGCGCGGACACGCTGGCGGCCGAGCGCAAGCGCGTGGACCAGCAGCTCGCCACCGCCAAGGAAGAGGCGCGCGGCGCCACCGCTCGGCTGACCACCCTCCAGGAGGAGCTGGACCAGCAGAATGCCCAGACGGCCGGCCTCAACGCCGAGCTGGAGGAGCTTCGCAACCGCACCGGTCAGCTCGAGATGGAAGTGCAGACCGCGCGCGAGGAGGCGGACGGACTGCGCGCCCAGGTGGAGACGGCGCAGAGCGAGACCGAGGAGCTGCGCGGTCAGCTCGAGCAGACGCAGGCGGAGCTGTCCGAGCAGGCCACCCGCGCGGCCGATGAGGCCGATGAGCTGCGCAAGCGCATCTCCGAGCTGGAGGCCACCGCCGTCCGCAACGACGAGCGCGTGACGAAGCTCTACGCGCGCATCAAGAGCGAGGAGAAGCTGCGCGAGAAGACGAAAAAGGCGCTCGTCATCGCCCAGCAGCTCCTGGAAGAGCCGGCCTCCGCCGTGGCGGACGGCGACGAAGCCGCCGCCTGA